CACGGTCCGTCCAGAACGTGAACTCCGCGAACTATCTTCGAGAGGTATAGAAAATAAAATTATCTATATCAAATTTTATATATACCTCGGTGACATCCGGGAAAAGCCCATAAAAAAAGGCCCTCTCCAAAAAGACGGGCCTTTCATGTCCTGCCTCAGCAGGGGCAGCGAAAATACGAGGCTACAGAATATACTGGCTCAGATCCTGATCTTCCCGGACATCGCGCAGGTGCTCCTGCACATAGGCCCGGTTGACCACGATCTGCGCACCGGGCATGTCCGGTGCATCGAAAGAAATATCCGCCAGAATCTTTTCCATGATGGTGTAGAGACGACGCGCGCCGATGTTCTCACTGGTGGCATTGATCTCTTCGGCAAAAGCGGCGATCTCTTCGATACCGTCTTCCGAGAACTGCAGACGGATCTGCTCCGTCCCCAGCAGGGCCGCATACTGGCGCGTCAGGGCATTGTGGGGTTCCGTCAGGATGCGCAGGAACTCTTCCCGGCCCAGGGCATTGAGTTCCACCCGCAGGGGGAAGCGCCCCTGCAGTTCGGGGATCATGTCGGACGGCTTGCTGAAATGGAAAGCCCCGGCCGCGATGAACAGGATATGGTCCGTGCGCACCATGCCGTACTTGGTGTTGACCGCTGAGCCTTCCACGATGGGCAGCAGGTCGCGCTGCACACCTTCGCGCGAGATATCGGAGGTGCGGTTCTGGGAAGAGCTGGCGATCTTGTCGATCTCATCGATGAAGATGATGCCCATCTGCTCCACACGCTCGCGGGCCTTGTCCACCAGGGCCTCCTGATCCACCAGTTTGCCGGATTCTTCCTGGATCAGGACGTTATAGGCCTCGCGGACCTTCATCTTGCGGCGGCTGCGACGCGGCGGGAACGCCTTGCTGAACATGTCCCGCACCTGGTTCCCCATTTGCTCCATACCCGGGATGGCGAACATGTCCACCCCCTGGGCAGGCTGCTCAGTCACTTCGACTTCCACTTCGCGGTCATCCATGAAACCCAGCCGGAACTGCTGGCGCAGTTTTTCACGGGTGTCATTGCGATCACCGCCAAAGGAATTGGGCAGCAGCAGATCCAGCAGTCGGGATTCGGCCGCCGCTTCGGCGGCAGCCCGGACGCGGGTGTTTTCCTCTTCCCGCACAAGAGTGATGCCTATCTCCATGAGATCACGCACCATGGATTCCACATCGCGGCCCACATAGCCCACTTCCGTGAACTTGGTGGCCTCCACCTTGATGAAGGGGGCCCCGCTCAGCTTTGCCAGACGGCGGGCTATCTCCGTTTTCCCCACACCGGTGGGGCCCATCATGATGATGTTCTTGGGCGCGACTTCGTCACGCAGCTCCTCAGGAAGATGCTGACGACGCCAGCGATTGCGGACAGCAACAGCGACCATGCGCTTGGCCTGCTCCTGTCCCACCACGAATTTATCCAGTTCTGCCACGATTTCACGCGGGGTGAGTGTGCTCATTGCATCTCCTGCACGTCCATTGACGCTCTCTTTTCCAGCCGGACAGTACCGTATAAAAGGTCCGGCATTTTTTCGGCAGTCATGCCTTTCTATATATGGGCATGATTTTTCTTCTGACAATGCCCCCATTGCTGGGAACCCGCCTTTTTTCTATCATGCCTCATGCACCTTCCCCCTATTCTTCCCCCCCTGCCTCCGGCCCCTGACTGGCTGCCGCCGCTGCTGGGCATGGCGGTCCTCCTCCTGCTCCTGGGCATGGCGGTGCGCGGCACCTGCCGGCGATGCCTGATGATCCTTCTGTTTCTGCTGGCCCTGGCGGCCTTCCCGCATCGTGACCTGACCATGTTCGCCCTGGGAGGGCTTGCCGTCTGGTGCCTGATGCCGGGCCGCGATTCAGGCAAAAAAGGGCCAAGCGGCAGATCCTGAACCCGGCGTCGCGTATGCCCGCCTGCACCGTCCTCGGGACGTGTGCCCAGGTGCCCGCGTGACGTTCCGCCAGGACATACGGCATACATTCGGGCCAGTACGCGTCCTGTCCGTGCTCCACGCACGGCAGCCAATAAAAAAGGCCGGACGAACCGGCCTTTTTTATTGGCTGCCCTAGCGCAGTCCCTATTCGGCGACCTTGCCCGCCGGGCCCTTGGTCAGCATCTTCTGGCTGATATAGATCACGACCAGAAGACCGCAACCGATGGCATCCGTGATGGCGCCGGGGGTGATCAGGGTGATGGCGCCCGCCAGCAGAATCAGACGTTCCCACCAGTAGAGATCACGCCGCCAGTACCCCACACTGGCAAAGGACAGGCTGGCGATGCCCAGCGCCGCGGTGGAGGCGTAGAAGAGCACTTCCCAGCCGGTGGCGCCGATCATCAGCAGGCCGGGATTGTAGCAGAAGATGTACGGGATCAGGAAGCCGGCCAATGCCAGCTTGACTGCCATGAAGCCTGTGGCGTTCGGCTCTGATCGTGCGATCCCCGCCGCTGCATAGGCCGCCAGGGCCACAGGGGGCGTCAGGTCGGCCAGGATGCCGAAGTACAGGATGAAGAGGTGCGCCGCCATGGCAGGCACGCCAAAGTGCATGATGGCCGGGGCCGCGATGGTGGCCAGCACGATGTACTTGGCCGTGGTGGGCAGGCCCATGCCCAGAACGATGGAGGCCAGCATGGTCAGCAGCAGGGTCAGGGCAAAGCTGTCGGCCGAGATGGTCAGGATGGCGTTGGCCAGCTTCAGGCCGAGACCGGTCAGGGTCACCACGCCGATGACGAAGCCGGTGCAGGCGCAGGCGGCGGCGACCCCCAGGGCCAGGCGGCCACCGTTTTCCATGGCCTGCAGGACGCCCTTGAGGGACAGGTAGTTGGTCTGGGCCAGGGCACGCGCCACATTTTCATTGCTGTAGCGGGCACCGTGCCAGGTTTTCCAGTTTTCCGCCACCAGGGAAATGACCACGGTGGTCACGATGCAGTAATACGCGGCCTTGAGCGGCGTGTAGCCCTGCATGAGCATGTAGATCAGCACGATGATGGGGATCAGCAGATAGCCGCCCTGGCGCAGCACCACCCAGGTACGGGGCAGGCGTTCCTTGGGGATCCCCCTGAGGCCCAGACGTTTGGCTTCCATATGCACCATGAAGCCCACGGCCAGATAATACAGCAGCGCGGGGATCAGGGCCGCCTTGGCGATCTCCACATAACCGACCCCCAGGAACTGGGCCATGATGAAGGCCGCAGCCCCCATGATGGGCGGCATGATCTGGCCACCGGTGGACGAGGCGGCTTCCACGGCGCCGGCAAAGGCGCCGCGATAGCCCACGCTCTTCATGAGCGGGATGGTGAAGGTACCGGTAGACACCGTGTTGGCCACGGAAGAACCGGAGATGGTGCCGAAGAAACCGCTGGCCAGCACGGCCACCTTGGCGGGACCGCCCACATAGCGGCCGGCGGCGGCCAGGGCCAGGTCGATGAAGAATTTGCCCAGACCGGTGCTGTGCAGGAAGGCACCGAACAGGATGAACAGGAAGACAAAGGAAGCCGACACGCCCAGCGGCATGCCGAACAGGCCTTCCGTGGTCAGGTACATGTGCGAGACGATACGCTGTACGGAGAAGCCGGGATGCCCCAGCATGCCGGGGATCAGGTTGCCGAACTTGGCGTACAGCAGAAAGACCACGGCCACCAGGGTGATGGGGAGGCCCACGATGCGGCGGGTCGCTTCCAGCACCAGCAGGATGGACGCGCAGCCCATGATGAAGTCCAGCTCGGTGGCCGGACCGGCATCCAGCACGATGATGTCGTACTGCCAGACGATATAGCCGCAGACAACGGCCCCGGCGATGGCCAGGATGGCGTCATACCAGGCCAGTTTGTTCATATTGCCCGTGGCGCGGGCAGGGTACAGCAGATAGATCAGGGTCAGCACAAAGCCCAGATGTACCGCGCGCTGGATCTGCGGCGCAAAGGGCGCCGTCGCGGCCGTGTACAGGTGGAAGGCGGAAAAGGCGATACAGAGGATCTTGATAAAAATATCGAGCCACCCCTTGAAGGAGCGGTAAACGGATTCCTTGTCGTATTTGGCAACGATCTCGGAGACGTCCACGGTCTCCTGGATCCTTTCCACGGCGTCGGAATCGAGTTTGTTGCCTTCTTCCAGGGCAAATCCCCCTGCCCCTTTTTCATCAATCATATGCATTCTTTTTTCGTGGCTCATCCTCTCATGTCCTGTGTAAGTATGCGCGGCGTGACCTGTCACGCCAAGTCAATGTTCCCAAATGGCATCAGGGTAAAACGACTGTAAGGGTAATGGCTTGTCCCGGCTCCAGCAGGGAATTCAGGGGGATCTCCGTTTGTCCCCCGCCCTCTTCAGGCAGCAGCAGGGTGTGGTTCGCCACACGTCCCACGCGCACGTCAAAGGAAGGCAGGGCCATATGATACCCGCTGATGACAACTTTTCCGTTTTCCGTATACATCCGCTGTCCCGGGCCCGGCTGATGCGGCAGGCCGGCCCCGAAATCCTGATAGACCGTTTTTTCCAGATAGATGCAGCCCCCGCTGACACTGAACCAGTCCTCCACCGGACTCAGAGCGACGGAATGCCTGTAACGAATGGCAAACGCGCTGCCGTCCGGTGCTGGACGGCTGAAAAGTTCCCTGCCGCTGCTGTCGCGCAGCACCAGGCGTTGCATATCCTGCGCCTGCACACTGGAAAAAAGATGCGGCGCAACCCACAGCATGCCCGCCATGCAGACCAGCATGGCCAGCAGAAAAGCGATGGTATTGCGCCGCATCATCATATGATCCCGAATCAACTGTCTGCCTGGGGGCCCTAATTACTTGATGTCCAGGCCCTTTTCCTTGAAGTACTTGACCGCACCGGGATGGAAGGGGATGGTCACACCGTCAGCGGCGTGCGCCAGAGAGATCTCGGAACCCTTGTTATGCGCCTTGGCCACATCGGGCAGGTTGTCATACAGGGTCTTGGTCAGGGTGTAGGCCACATCGTCAGGCATGTCCTTGTTGGCCACCAGGATGCACTGCACGGACAGGGTGGGCACAGCGTCCTTCTGGCCCAGGTAGGTACCGGCCGGGATGGAGTCCTTCACCAGGTAGGGGAACTTCTTGACGATCTCGTCGACCTTCTGGCCGGCCAGGGGCACGAAGACCACTTCCTGGGCGGTGGTGATGTCCTGGATGGCGGGGTTGGGCGTACCGATGGTGAACACGAAGCCGTCCACCTGGCGGTCCTTGAACTGGTCGGCGGTTTCACCGTAAGGCAGGAAGATGGGTTCGATGTTCTTGTAATCCAGGCCGTAGAAGCCGAAAATCTGGCGGCAGTTCACTTCGTTGCCGCTGCCGCGGGCGCCCACGGAGACCTTCTTGCCCTTGAAGTCTTCGAGAGACTTCACACCGCTGTCCTTGCTGGCCACCACATGCAGATATTCAGGATACAGGCGGCCGATGACGCGCACGTTGTCCAGCTTGCTGCGGAAGGGAGCCAGACCGTTGAAGGCGGAATCGGCAACGTCGTTCTGCACCATGGCAAAGTCCACATCACCGGCCTGGACCAGACGCATGTTCTCACCGGAAGCACCGGTAGCCTGGGCCGTCACGGAGATGGCGCCGTTGCTCTTGTTGGTGATCACCTGGGCAATGGCACCGCCCAGGGGGAAATACACCCCGGAGGTCCCGCCGGTAGCCAGGGTCAGGCGTTTGGTATCGGCATGGGCCAGCGAAGCGGCCAGCAGCAGACCCGCGGCCAGGACAAGACTGAGAACTTTTTTCATACGACTCTCCCGAGAAGAGGTTATAGAACGCATCGCCCAAAAAACGGCGTCCTCACTACCATCGTTGTCCATATACCAAATGCGCAAAAAGGGCAAATCAGGCGCCCTGCACCTTCCCGATGGCCGGGCCATTTGACTTGCTCCCCGGCAAAGGCATATCATGGCAAAAGCGAGACACCATGCATCCAGCCAAGGAGATACACATGGTCAAGCGTCATCTCAGCCTTCTGGCCGTGGCAGCGGCGTGCATCTTCCTGCTCGGCGGCTGCGCCAGCAAATACGGCGCGCAGACGACCCAGGTCAACTATTACCCCCAGTGCTACTCTCCTGTGGCCCAGCTGCGGGCCGATGAGGACAGGGTCACCAACAGCACGGCGGGAGGGGCTGCGGGCGGTGCCCTGCTGGGCGCCCTCATCGGCGGCCTGGCCACCGGCAAGGTGGAAGGCGCCCTGGCCGGTGCCGTGGCCGGTGGAGCCGCGGGCGCCGTGGGCGGGAACATCTACGGCAAGTCCCAGCAGCGGGAGAACGACCGCCGGCTGCTGGCCAGCTATGCCGCCCAGCTGGGCGAGGACAGCGCGGGCATGGATCGCGCCACCGCCGCCGCCCGTCTCTCGGCCCGCTGCTATGATGACCAGTTCAAAAAGGCCGCGGCCCAGTACAAGGCCGGAAGCATAACCCGGCAGGACTTCCAGGACCGCTACATGGAGATCCGCAGCGGTCTTGAGGAAACCTCCCGCATCCTGAAGCTCACCTCCGACCATGTCATCGAGCGCGACGCCGAATACCAGAAGACCCTGGCCCAGGCTCAGGCCAAGGGGCAGGTGTCGCAACGCCAGCAGGCCCCCCGCAAGGAAAAGAAGGCGTGGAACAATTCCCGCCGCGAGCTGGAAAGTACCCGCCAGGACGTGGACATGCGCCTGGCCACGTATGAGCAGACCGTCAACAATCTGATGCTGTAACAGCAGGGCGCCCTTCTTCCCCCGCGAGAAGTGCGCCCTTTTTTCGGAGCATATCCTCATGGCTGACGATCCCGGCAAAAGCACCGCTGATGGCCCCCGCCCCGATACCGCTGAAACCACGCACGCCCCCGGTGACGGCGCTTCTTCCGGCGGCATGGGGCCCGCCCCCCAGGGCATCCCGGTCCCTGTCCCCTGGTACCGCCGTCCCCTGTTCTGGGGCATCGTCCTGTCCCTGCTGATCCTGGCCCTGCTCGGCTGGCTGCTCTGGAAGCAATGGCAGGCCGCCCAGGCGGAAAAGCAGGCCCAGGAAGCCGCCCTGGCAGCCCGGCTGGCCAAAAATGCCGAGATGGACGCCTATCTTGCCCAGCTGCGGGCCCTGCTCAAGGAAGAGCCCTGCGTCATCAAGGAAAAGCTGGCGCAGCTGCCGCCCCCTCCCGACGCCGTCCCCGGTGCCGTGCCCGGCGGCCGCTCCGGCGAGCCCCTGCAGATCCCGTCCGATGTGGCGCCCCAGGGCACGCCGGTCACACCGCAACAAGCCCCGGCCCGCCCCGGCAGCATGGCCCAGCTGCTGGAACAGAGCACGGTCCTTGTGCTGGCCCGGCAGCCGCAGGGCCTGTCCATGGGATCCGGCTTTTTCATCTCCCGCCGTCATGTGCTGAGCAATGCCCATGTGGTGGGCAATGCCGGCCAGGCTTTCATCATCAACAAGGCCACAGGCGGTGTCCTGCAGGCCACCGTGCGCCATCGCAGCACGACCGGGGGCCGGGACTTCGCCCTGCTGGAGCTGCCGGCCGATGCGGCCATCACGCCGCTGGAATTCGCACCCGGTGTGGAGCGCACCCAGCGCGTCAGCGCCTGGGGCTTTCCCGGCGCCGTGACCAATGACGACCCCAAGTTCATGGCCCTGTTGCAGGGCAATGCCTCGGCCGTGCCCGAGGTAGTGTACACGGAAGGTGTTGTCAGCGTCATCCTGGACCGCACACCGCCGCTGATCGTGCATACGGCCACGGTCTCGCAAGGCAACAGCGGCGGCCCCCTGGTCAACGAGCAGGGGCAGGTGGTGGGCATCAACACCTTCATCAAGCTCGATGATGCCTCCTACCGCCAGTCCAGCATCGCCATCGTGGGCAGCAGCATCACCGCCTATTTGCGGGAGATCGGCATCGGATTCTCCCAGGCCGCAGCAACGCCTGCCGCCGCGCAGGCACAAGATGGAAAGGCCGATGGCCAGAAAGGGGTGAGACCATGAGCGTTTTCCTGCTTACCAGCCAGCGCAACGCCATGCGCGCCCTGGCCAGCCAGGGCATCTTCGCCACGGACTGCCACGCCCAGGTCAGCAGCATCATCGCCCAGCACCTGGGTCCGGCCCATGCGGCCCTCATCGCCGAGCCACAGCACGATCCCGGCCAGCAGCGCATCGACTGGTACGCCAGCGTGGACGGGACCGCCACGCCGGTAAGCGCGCTCCCCGCCGAAGAGGCGGAACGCCTGCGGGCCCGTGCCGGGGAGCTGGCCCGGGA
This is a stretch of genomic DNA from Desulfovibrio piger. It encodes these proteins:
- the hslU gene encoding ATP-dependent protease ATPase subunit HslU, which gives rise to MSTLTPREIVAELDKFVVGQEQAKRMVAVAVRNRWRRQHLPEELRDEVAPKNIIMMGPTGVGKTEIARRLAKLSGAPFIKVEATKFTEVGYVGRDVESMVRDLMEIGITLVREEENTRVRAAAEAAAESRLLDLLLPNSFGGDRNDTREKLRQQFRLGFMDDREVEVEVTEQPAQGVDMFAIPGMEQMGNQVRDMFSKAFPPRRSRRKMKVREAYNVLIQEESGKLVDQEALVDKARERVEQMGIIFIDEIDKIASSSQNRTSDISREGVQRDLLPIVEGSAVNTKYGMVRTDHILFIAAGAFHFSKPSDMIPELQGRFPLRVELNALGREEFLRILTEPHNALTRQYAALLGTEQIRLQFSEDGIEEIAAFAEEINATSENIGARRLYTIMEKILADISFDAPDMPGAQIVVNRAYVQEHLRDVREDQDLSQYIL
- a CDS encoding TRAP transporter permease, which codes for MIDEKGAGGFALEEGNKLDSDAVERIQETVDVSEIVAKYDKESVYRSFKGWLDIFIKILCIAFSAFHLYTAATAPFAPQIQRAVHLGFVLTLIYLLYPARATGNMNKLAWYDAILAIAGAVVCGYIVWQYDIIVLDAGPATELDFIMGCASILLVLEATRRIVGLPITLVAVVFLLYAKFGNLIPGMLGHPGFSVQRIVSHMYLTTEGLFGMPLGVSASFVFLFILFGAFLHSTGLGKFFIDLALAAAGRYVGGPAKVAVLASGFFGTISGSSVANTVSTGTFTIPLMKSVGYRGAFAGAVEAASSTGGQIMPPIMGAAAFIMAQFLGVGYVEIAKAALIPALLYYLAVGFMVHMEAKRLGLRGIPKERLPRTWVVLRQGGYLLIPIIVLIYMLMQGYTPLKAAYYCIVTTVVISLVAENWKTWHGARYSNENVARALAQTNYLSLKGVLQAMENGGRLALGVAAACACTGFVIGVVTLTGLGLKLANAILTISADSFALTLLLTMLASIVLGMGLPTTAKYIVLATIAAPAIMHFGVPAMAAHLFILYFGILADLTPPVALAAYAAAGIARSEPNATGFMAVKLALAGFLIPYIFCYNPGLLMIGATGWEVLFYASTAALGIASLSFASVGYWRRDLYWWERLILLAGAITLITPGAITDAIGCGLLVVIYISQKMLTKGPAGKVAE
- a CDS encoding DUF1850 domain-containing protein; this translates as MMMRRNTIAFLLAMLVCMAGMLWVAPHLFSSVQAQDMQRLVLRDSSGRELFSRPAPDGSAFAIRYRHSVALSPVEDWFSVSGGCIYLEKTVYQDFGAGLPHQPGPGQRMYTENGKVVISGYHMALPSFDVRVGRVANHTLLLPEEGGGQTEIPLNSLLEPGQAITLTVVLP
- a CDS encoding TAXI family TRAP transporter solute-binding subunit, with the protein product MKKVLSLVLAAGLLLAASLAHADTKRLTLATGGTSGVYFPLGGAIAQVITNKSNGAISVTAQATGASGENMRLVQAGDVDFAMVQNDVADSAFNGLAPFRSKLDNVRVIGRLYPEYLHVVASKDSGVKSLEDFKGKKVSVGARGSGNEVNCRQIFGFYGLDYKNIEPIFLPYGETADQFKDRQVDGFVFTIGTPNPAIQDITTAQEVVFVPLAGQKVDEIVKKFPYLVKDSIPAGTYLGQKDAVPTLSVQCILVANKDMPDDVAYTLTKTLYDNLPDVAKAHNKGSEISLAHAADGVTIPFHPGAVKYFKEKGLDIK
- a CDS encoding glycine zipper domain-containing protein yields the protein MVKRHLSLLAVAAACIFLLGGCASKYGAQTTQVNYYPQCYSPVAQLRADEDRVTNSTAGGAAGGALLGALIGGLATGKVEGALAGAVAGGAAGAVGGNIYGKSQQRENDRRLLASYAAQLGEDSAGMDRATAAARLSARCYDDQFKKAAAQYKAGSITRQDFQDRYMEIRSGLEETSRILKLTSDHVIERDAEYQKTLAQAQAKGQVSQRQQAPRKEKKAWNNSRRELESTRQDVDMRLATYEQTVNNLML
- a CDS encoding S1 family peptidase: MADDPGKSTADGPRPDTAETTHAPGDGASSGGMGPAPQGIPVPVPWYRRPLFWGIVLSLLILALLGWLLWKQWQAAQAEKQAQEAALAARLAKNAEMDAYLAQLRALLKEEPCVIKEKLAQLPPPPDAVPGAVPGGRSGEPLQIPSDVAPQGTPVTPQQAPARPGSMAQLLEQSTVLVLARQPQGLSMGSGFFISRRHVLSNAHVVGNAGQAFIINKATGGVLQATVRHRSTTGGRDFALLELPADAAITPLEFAPGVERTQRVSAWGFPGAVTNDDPKFMALLQGNASAVPEVVYTEGVVSVILDRTPPLIVHTATVSQGNSGGPLVNEQGQVVGINTFIKLDDASYRQSSIAIVGSSITAYLREIGIGFSQAAATPAAAQAQDGKADGQKGVRP